A window of the Streptomyces sp. Ag109_O5-10 genome harbors these coding sequences:
- a CDS encoding zinc-binding dehydrogenase codes for MTLAVRYTSARTLDTAPATASEPGPGEVELAPAYVGICGTDLHIFHGDMDARVAPPAVLGHEMAGRIVRVGSGVEGWRPGDAVTVMPLRWDDTCPACRAGHQHICQHLDFIGIDSPGAMQQRWTVPASTLIRLPATLPLDQAALVEPTAVAVHDVGRAAVMDGEKVVVVGGGPVGVLIALVARAAGADVRVVELNAHRRLLAEELGLSTWDPAATDITELVQRWTGEAGADVAFEVSGAAGGVDTAVDVLGVRGRLCLVAIHPRPREINLHRFFWRELTLVGARLYDRGDFERAVALVADGTVPAQRLITKIVPLTEAPAAFEALESGGDVMKILVDCTDDARGAAV; via the coding sequence ATGACGCTCGCCGTCCGCTACACCTCGGCCCGCACCCTGGACACCGCGCCGGCCACCGCCTCCGAGCCCGGCCCCGGCGAAGTGGAACTCGCCCCCGCCTATGTCGGCATCTGCGGAACCGACCTGCACATCTTCCACGGCGACATGGACGCCCGCGTCGCCCCGCCCGCCGTCCTCGGACACGAGATGGCCGGCCGGATCGTCCGCGTCGGGTCCGGCGTCGAGGGCTGGCGGCCCGGGGACGCGGTCACCGTGATGCCCCTGCGCTGGGACGACACCTGCCCCGCCTGCCGCGCCGGCCACCAGCACATCTGCCAGCACCTGGACTTCATCGGCATCGACTCCCCCGGCGCCATGCAGCAGCGCTGGACCGTGCCCGCCTCCACCCTCATCCGCCTGCCCGCCACCCTGCCCCTGGACCAGGCGGCGCTCGTCGAGCCGACCGCGGTCGCGGTGCACGACGTGGGCCGGGCGGCGGTGATGGACGGCGAGAAGGTCGTCGTGGTCGGCGGCGGACCCGTCGGCGTCCTCATCGCCTTGGTCGCGCGCGCCGCCGGCGCCGACGTGCGCGTGGTCGAACTCAACGCCCACCGCAGGCTGCTCGCCGAGGAGTTGGGCCTGAGCACCTGGGACCCCGCCGCCACCGACATCACCGAACTCGTCCAGCGGTGGACGGGCGAGGCGGGAGCGGACGTGGCCTTCGAGGTCTCCGGCGCGGCGGGTGGTGTGGACACCGCCGTCGACGTCCTCGGCGTGCGCGGCCGGCTGTGCCTGGTCGCCATCCACCCACGGCCCCGCGAGATCAACCTGCACCGCTTCTTCTGGCGTGAACTCACCCTCGTCGGGGCCCGGTTGTACGACCGCGGCGACTTCGAGCGGGCCGTCGCCCTGGTCGCCGACGGCACCGTCCCCGCCCAGCGCCTCATCACCAAGATCGTGCCGCTGACCGAGGCACCGGCCGCCTTCGAGGCGCTGGAGAGCGGCGGAGACGTGATGAAGATCCTCGTGGACTGCACCGACGACGCCCGGGGAGCCGCCGTATGA
- a CDS encoding ABC transporter permease, whose amino-acid sequence MPETVLADAAAKAVDPGQKRTALLGGRIPLARLRDLALVPAIVVIAIVGQIVNPVFLQADNLINVLQTMSEMALLVLAQTMILIVKKMDLSLESTMGLAPGVAAWLVVPAGAGHGLGLLPGAWAVPITLAVGALVGVINSLLIIRFGLNGFIVTLGMLIVLRGILTGISGGQTFFQLPQSMLYTGTAEWFGMPASIWICLALFAIAIVVLGWTSFGRSLYAIGGNVDAAKAAGIRTDRVLWIVIVTGSVLAALAGLMLSGRLASVASAQGNGYIFTVFAAAVIGGISLNGGRGTMFGAFCGILLLFMIQNVLTLAGVPAQWIGALNGLIILVALAISRITGGKVQE is encoded by the coding sequence ATGCCTGAAACCGTCCTCGCTGACGCCGCCGCCAAGGCCGTCGACCCCGGACAGAAGCGCACCGCTCTGCTCGGCGGCCGGATCCCCCTGGCCCGGCTGCGCGATCTGGCGCTCGTTCCGGCGATCGTCGTCATCGCGATCGTGGGCCAGATCGTCAACCCTGTCTTCCTGCAGGCCGACAACCTCATCAACGTCCTGCAGACCATGTCCGAGATGGCCCTGCTGGTCCTCGCCCAGACGATGATCCTGATCGTCAAGAAGATGGACCTCTCCCTGGAGTCCACGATGGGCCTGGCGCCAGGCGTCGCGGCCTGGCTGGTCGTCCCGGCCGGGGCGGGACACGGACTCGGTCTGCTCCCGGGCGCCTGGGCGGTCCCCATCACCCTCGCCGTGGGCGCGCTCGTGGGTGTGATCAACTCTCTGCTCATCATCCGGTTCGGCCTGAACGGCTTCATCGTCACGCTCGGCATGCTGATCGTGCTGCGCGGCATCCTCACCGGCATCTCCGGCGGCCAGACCTTCTTCCAGCTGCCGCAGTCGATGCTCTACACCGGCACCGCCGAATGGTTCGGCATGCCCGCCTCGATCTGGATCTGCCTGGCCCTGTTCGCCATCGCGATCGTGGTGCTCGGCTGGACCAGCTTCGGCCGCTCCCTGTACGCCATCGGCGGCAACGTCGACGCGGCGAAGGCGGCCGGCATCCGCACCGACCGGGTGCTGTGGATCGTCATCGTCACCGGCAGCGTGCTCGCCGCGCTCGCCGGGCTGATGCTCTCCGGACGCCTGGCCTCGGTCGCCTCCGCGCAGGGCAACGGCTACATCTTCACCGTCTTCGCCGCCGCCGTCATCGGGGGCATCAGCCTCAACGGCGGCAGGGGCACCATGTTCGGCGCGTTCTGCGGCATCCTGCTGCTCTTCATGATCCAGAACGTGCTGACGCTGGCCGGTGTCCCCGCCCAGTGGATCGGCGCCCTCAACGGCCTGATCATCCTGGTCGCCCTCGCCATCTCCCGTATCACCGGCGGCAAGGTCCAGGAGTGA
- a CDS encoding L-fuconate dehydratase — MPSPVPPSARIIALDVLDVRFPTSEHLDGSDAMNPEPDYSAAYVVLRTDAGDGLEGHALAFTTGRGNDAQAAAIATLAPHVVGLSVEQVCSDLGAFARTLVHDPQLRWLGPEKGAIHMATGAVVNAAWDLAAKRAGKPVWRLLGEMPPEELVAQVDFRWLSDALTPEEALDILRRAEPGRERRIAHLLDQGYPAYTTTPGWLGYSDEKLARLAREAVADGFTQIKLKVGADLQDDIRRLRTARETVGPDIRVAVDANQRWDVQPAIDWMRALAPYDPYWIEEPTSPDDILGHAAVRRALSPIKVATGEHIANRVVFKQLLQAGAVDIVQIDSARVGGVNENIAILLLAAKFGVPVCPHAGGVGLCEMVQHLSMFDYVAVSGTTEDRVIEYVDHLHEHFVDPVRIVGGHYLAPTLPGLSAQMHPASLKEYSYPDGPVWSARV, encoded by the coding sequence ATGCCCTCCCCCGTGCCCCCGTCAGCCCGCATCATCGCCCTGGACGTCCTGGACGTGCGGTTCCCGACCTCCGAACACCTCGACGGCTCGGACGCCATGAACCCCGAGCCCGACTACTCCGCCGCCTACGTGGTCCTGCGCACCGACGCGGGCGACGGGCTGGAGGGCCACGCCCTGGCCTTCACCACCGGGCGCGGCAACGACGCCCAGGCCGCCGCCATCGCCACCCTCGCCCCGCACGTGGTCGGCCTGTCCGTGGAACAGGTCTGCTCCGACCTCGGCGCCTTCGCCCGCACCCTGGTCCACGACCCCCAACTGCGCTGGCTGGGGCCGGAGAAGGGCGCCATCCACATGGCGACCGGCGCGGTCGTCAACGCCGCCTGGGACCTGGCCGCCAAGCGCGCGGGCAAGCCCGTGTGGCGTCTGCTGGGCGAGATGCCGCCGGAGGAACTGGTCGCCCAGGTCGACTTCCGCTGGCTGTCCGACGCCCTCACGCCCGAGGAGGCGCTCGACATCCTGCGCCGGGCCGAGCCCGGCCGTGAGCGGCGCATCGCCCATCTCCTCGACCAGGGCTACCCCGCCTACACCACCACCCCCGGCTGGCTCGGCTACTCCGACGAGAAGCTGGCGCGCCTGGCCCGCGAGGCCGTCGCGGACGGCTTCACACAGATCAAGCTGAAGGTGGGCGCCGACCTGCAGGACGACATACGGCGCCTGCGCACCGCCCGCGAGACCGTCGGCCCGGACATCCGCGTCGCCGTCGACGCCAACCAGAGATGGGACGTCCAGCCCGCCATCGACTGGATGCGGGCTCTGGCACCCTACGACCCGTACTGGATCGAGGAGCCCACCTCCCCCGACGACATCCTCGGCCACGCCGCCGTCCGCAGGGCGCTGAGCCCCATCAAGGTCGCCACCGGCGAACACATCGCCAACCGTGTGGTGTTCAAGCAGTTGCTGCAGGCCGGCGCGGTCGACATCGTCCAGATCGACTCCGCCCGCGTCGGCGGCGTCAACGAGAACATCGCCATCCTGCTGCTGGCCGCGAAGTTCGGCGTGCCCGTCTGCCCGCACGCCGGCGGTGTCGGCCTGTGCGAGATGGTGCAGCACCTGTCGATGTTCGACTACGTCGCCGTCTCCGGCACCACCGAGGACCGGGTCATCGAGTACGTCGACCACCTGCACGAGCACTTCGTCGACCCGGTCCGCATCGTCGGCGGCCACTACCTCGCGCCGACGCTGCCCGGACTGAGCGCGCAGATGCACCCCGCCTCCCTCAAGGAGTACAGCTACCCCGACGGCCCGGTCTGGTCCGCCCGTGTCTGA
- a CDS encoding amidohydrolase yields MSEPLPLVDAHHHVWDLDRRPQAWLDEPGHEPIRRSHGIEDLRRAADRPLAGRRLTSTVVVQCVTSVAETAELLDLAAQDALVGAVVGWADLTSPAVGDVLDELRSKPGGGYLRALRHLVQGESDPRWLQQPSVERGLRAVQHRGLGYDVLIRSHQFDQAIRLAQCFPDLPLVLDHAGKPPIGQHGFSDWVREVRVLAGHPQVRCKVSGLITEADHRTWTIDDIRPVWDVLLTAFGPERLMFGSDWPVCVLAGGWSRWAATVERLLDDCSPHERHAVLCETASVFYRLSDHENQK; encoded by the coding sequence GTGTCTGAACCGCTGCCCCTGGTCGACGCCCACCACCACGTGTGGGACCTGGACCGCCGGCCCCAGGCCTGGCTCGACGAACCGGGCCACGAGCCGATCCGCCGCAGCCACGGCATCGAGGACCTGCGACGGGCCGCCGACCGGCCCCTGGCGGGACGCCGGCTGACGAGCACGGTGGTCGTGCAGTGCGTCACCTCCGTGGCGGAGACGGCGGAGCTGCTCGACCTCGCCGCCCAGGATGCGCTGGTCGGCGCGGTGGTCGGCTGGGCGGACCTGACCTCACCCGCGGTCGGCGACGTACTCGACGAACTGCGCTCCAAGCCAGGCGGCGGGTATCTGCGGGCCCTGCGCCACCTGGTGCAGGGCGAGTCGGACCCGAGGTGGCTGCAACAGCCGTCCGTCGAGCGGGGCCTGCGTGCCGTACAGCACCGGGGCCTCGGCTACGACGTGCTCATCCGCAGCCACCAGTTCGACCAGGCGATCCGTCTCGCCCAGTGCTTCCCGGACCTTCCGCTCGTGCTGGACCACGCGGGGAAACCGCCCATCGGACAGCACGGGTTCTCCGACTGGGTGCGCGAGGTGCGGGTGCTGGCGGGCCACCCGCAGGTGCGGTGCAAGGTCTCCGGACTGATCACCGAGGCGGACCACCGCACCTGGACGATCGACGACATCCGCCCCGTCTGGGACGTCCTGCTGACCGCCTTCGGTCCCGAGCGGCTGATGTTCGGCTCCGACTGGCCCGTCTGCGTGCTCGCCGGAGGGTGGTCCCGCTGGGCGGCCACCGTCGAGCGCCTGCTGGACGACTGCTCGCCGCACGAGCGGCACGCGGTGCTCTGCGAGACGGCGTCCGTCTTCTACCGCCTGTCCGACCACGAGAACCAGAAGTAA
- a CDS encoding RbsD/FucU family protein translates to MLLTELLHPGILEALAGAGHGARVLLADGHYPASTAVGERARTVHLNLAPGTLDVTTVLDVLLRALPVESVQVMVPPEGEPEPAAVAEYRSRLAPVPVGTLDRFAFYDAARSPDLALAVVTGDTRTYANLLLTIGVRAEGTLTPR, encoded by the coding sequence GTGCTGCTGACCGAACTGCTGCACCCCGGCATCCTCGAAGCACTGGCCGGAGCCGGGCACGGTGCCCGTGTCCTGCTCGCCGACGGCCACTACCCCGCCAGCACCGCCGTCGGCGAACGAGCCAGAACAGTCCACCTCAACCTGGCACCCGGCACCCTCGACGTCACCACCGTCCTGGACGTGCTGCTGCGCGCCCTGCCCGTGGAGTCGGTGCAGGTGATGGTGCCACCCGAGGGCGAGCCGGAGCCGGCGGCCGTCGCCGAGTACCGCTCCCGACTGGCGCCGGTGCCCGTCGGCACACTCGACCGCTTCGCGTTCTACGACGCCGCCCGCTCCCCCGACCTGGCCCTCGCCGTCGTCACCGGCGACACCCGAACCTACGCCAACCTGCTGCTGACCATCGGCGTCCGCGCGGAAGGGACCCTGACCCCACGATGA